In Phocoena sinus isolate mPhoSin1 chromosome X, mPhoSin1.pri, whole genome shotgun sequence, a genomic segment contains:
- the GEMIN8 gene encoding gem-associated protein 8, with protein sequence MAAEPATALALESWPSHPVYARYWQHYHQAMAWMRCHQNAYRKAMESCFTSPWYSSAMGLPQSAYAQEGRRPQSCYEHPPASWNSRHSHSHAGGRGPHPRGREEPAWYAEEEKEKESESDDGGIECDVSNMEITEELRQYFAQTERHQEERRRQQQLDAARLNDYVNADHDLYRDTRHRSVLPPAERPGERRRAEMRHLYGASAAKIQAMEAAVQLSFDKHCDRKQPKYWPVIPLKF encoded by the exons ATGGCAGCagag ccGGCAACAGCGCTAGCTCTGGAGTCTTGGCCCTCTCATCCGGTCTACGCAAGATACTGGCAACATTACCATCAAGCGATGGCGTGGATGCGCTGCCACCAGAATGCCTATCGGAAGGCCATGGAATCTTGCTTCACGTCCCCGTGGTACTCTTCTGCCATGGGCCTTCCCCAGAGTGCTTATGCTCAGGAGGGCAGAAGGCCTCAGTCCTGCTACGAGCATCCCCCAGCCTCCTGGAACTCCCGCCACAGTCATTCACATGCTGGCGGGCGTGGACCACATCCACGCGGCAGAGAAGAGCCAGCTTGGTAcgcagaggaggagaaggagaaagagagcgAGTCCGACGATGGTGGCATAGAATGCGACGTGAGCAACATGGAGATCACGGAGGAGCTACGCCAGTACTTCGCCCAAACCGAGAGGCACCAGGAGGAGCGCC ggcggcagcagcagctggaCGCGGCGCGCCTGAACGACTACGTGAACGCGGACCACGACCTGTACCGCGACACGCGCCACCGCTCCGTGCTGCCCCCAGCTGAGCGGCCCGGCGAGCGGCGCCGGGCCGAGATGCGGCACCTGTACGGGGCCAGCGCCGCCAAGATCCAGGCCATGGAGGCGGCCGTGCAGCTCAGCTTCGACAAGCACTGCGACCGCAAGCAGCCGAAGTACTGGCCAGTCATCCCGCTCAAGTTCTGA